One segment of Rhodopirellula baltica SH 1 DNA contains the following:
- a CDS encoding ankyrin repeat domain-containing protein, which yields MGVQRDRKAYGCVIRNNRKRLRQLLGKHPELLTSNDAWIVAAAVLNNPGILGWLVSRGVNPDSRLGTESDTPLMLAISLHKNSTVKTLLKLGADPDARDDLGDTCFTRAIAECNAPAMRMLADFGADLSLTDPVTLRNAVNEKQTDVIDGLLDLFGPTLLTRIVSIE from the coding sequence ATGGGCGTTCAGCGTGACCGAAAAGCCTACGGCTGCGTGATTCGCAACAACCGAAAGCGTCTTCGTCAGCTACTTGGCAAACATCCCGAATTGTTGACGTCCAACGATGCCTGGATTGTCGCTGCCGCGGTGTTGAACAACCCTGGCATCCTCGGCTGGCTCGTCTCTCGCGGTGTGAACCCTGATTCCAGGCTTGGTACCGAATCTGATACACCACTCATGCTAGCGATCTCGCTGCACAAAAACTCGACCGTCAAAACATTGCTAAAACTTGGCGCGGATCCTGACGCACGCGACGATCTCGGCGACACCTGTTTCACCAGAGCAATCGCTGAATGCAACGCTCCCGCGATGCGAATGCTGGCGGACTTCGGTGCCGACCTCTCACTGACAGATCCAGTCACTCTGCGGAACGCGGTGAATGAGAAGCAAACGGACGTGATCGATGGTCTCTTGGATCTTTTCGGTCCAACCTTGTTGACTCGGATAGTATCCATTGAATGA
- a CDS encoding DUF1349 domain-containing protein, translating to MLIQSNRYRSSSYSGMCIAFVLSITTICIADVKAQSLSKFEADAGGESRISVFDSFDGKAVVKWDVVRPDATHASLVDNPGKLTIKTQRGSIHRKEKTSTYGDGIQAKNIYLIDNPAAKEAGFVVATRVSGFTPKERFQQAGLIFYNDDDNYFKWGYEFDWKSNGGQKFCVLTENDAVSRFEYLNSPTGLNDYWLRVIKRGDVYECSYSIDGKYFDVLCERKWSSGAPAKIGLIAKNGGSSVAAELDAQFEFFSFQSPLPRHLDALR from the coding sequence ATGTTGATTCAAAGTAATCGTTATCGTTCGTCATCGTATTCAGGGATGTGCATCGCATTCGTGCTGTCGATCACCACCATCTGCATTGCAGATGTGAAAGCCCAATCATTAAGCAAGTTCGAAGCCGACGCTGGTGGCGAATCCAGAATTTCGGTCTTCGATTCGTTTGACGGCAAGGCCGTCGTGAAATGGGATGTCGTGCGTCCGGATGCGACCCACGCATCGTTGGTTGATAATCCGGGAAAGCTGACCATAAAGACTCAGCGTGGCAGTATTCACCGTAAGGAAAAGACCAGCACCTACGGGGATGGGATTCAGGCGAAGAATATTTATCTCATTGACAACCCCGCCGCGAAAGAGGCTGGTTTTGTGGTTGCAACTCGCGTGAGCGGATTCACACCCAAGGAGAGGTTCCAGCAGGCTGGGTTGATTTTCTACAACGACGATGACAACTATTTCAAATGGGGTTACGAGTTTGATTGGAAATCAAACGGTGGGCAAAAGTTCTGTGTGCTTACGGAAAATGATGCTGTCTCTCGTTTCGAGTATCTGAATTCCCCCACTGGACTGAATGACTATTGGCTTCGTGTCATCAAGCGAGGGGACGTGTACGAGTGTTCGTACAGCATCGATGGGAAGTATTTTGACGTGCTCTGCGAACGAAAGTGGTCCAGCGGTGCTCCGGCAAAAATTGGACTGATCGCGAAAAATGGGGGCAGCAGCGTCGCGGCTGAATTGGACGCGCAGTTCGAATTCTTTTCGTTTCAATCACCGCTGCCGCGCCACCTCGACGCACTTCGATAA